A single Candidatus Desulfofervidus auxilii DNA region contains:
- the ilvC gene encoding ketol-acid reductoisomerase — MKIYYDSDVDVVALKDATIAIIGYGSQGHAHALNLRDSGFKVIVAQRPGGPNYQKAKEDGFEPISASEATQKADLIAILTQEQIQPELYKKDIEPYLTEGKTILFAHGFNIHYHQIIPPSNIDVIMVAPKGPGHLVRRMYEKGMGVPALVAVHQDASGNALKKALAYAMGIGATKAGVLETTFKEETETDLFGEQVVLCGGVTKLMQTAFETLVEAGYQPEIAYFECVHELKLIVDLIYEGGFKHMRYSVSDTAEYGDLTRGRRVINEETKQRMKEILRDIQTGEFAREWILENKAGRPVYYALKRQEEEHLIEKVGAKLRAMMPWLKEK, encoded by the coding sequence ATGAAGATTTATTATGATTCAGATGTGGATGTGGTAGCATTAAAGGATGCAACTATTGCTATTATTGGTTATGGAAGTCAAGGTCATGCCCATGCTTTAAATTTAAGGGACAGTGGTTTTAAAGTCATTGTTGCTCAAAGGCCAGGTGGTCCCAATTATCAAAAAGCAAAAGAAGATGGTTTTGAACCTATCTCAGCATCTGAGGCAACTCAAAAAGCAGATTTAATTGCTATACTCACTCAAGAGCAAATACAACCAGAACTTTATAAAAAAGATATAGAGCCTTATTTAACAGAAGGTAAAACTATCCTTTTTGCTCATGGTTTTAATATTCACTATCATCAGATTATTCCTCCTTCTAACATAGATGTAATTATGGTAGCTCCAAAAGGCCCAGGTCATCTTGTGCGTCGCATGTATGAAAAAGGTATGGGTGTACCTGCTTTGGTAGCAGTACATCAAGATGCTTCAGGAAATGCTTTAAAAAAGGCTTTAGCCTATGCTATGGGTATTGGAGCTACAAAGGCAGGAGTGTTAGAAACTACTTTTAAAGAAGAAACAGAAACGGATCTCTTTGGTGAGCAAGTGGTTTTATGTGGAGGAGTGACAAAGTTAATGCAAACAGCTTTTGAAACTTTAGTAGAGGCAGGTTATCAACCAGAAATTGCCTATTTTGAATGTGTTCATGAGTTAAAACTTATAGTAGATTTAATATATGAAGGCGGTTTTAAACATATGCGTTATTCTGTTAGTGATACAGCTGAATATGGAGATTTAACAAGAGGAAGACGAGTTATAAACGAAGAGACTAAACAACGTATGAAAGAAATTTTAAGAGATATTCAAACAGGAGAATTTGCAAGAGAATGGATATTAGAGAATAAGGCTGGGCGTCCTGTATATTATGCTTTAAAAAGGCAAGAAGAAGAGCATCTTATTGAAAAGGTTGGTGCGAAATTGCGAGCTATGATGCCTTGGTTAAAAGAAAAGTAA
- the ilvB gene encoding biosynthetic-type acetolactate synthase large subunit → MKLTGAQIVVESLKKENVEVIFGLPGGAIIDVYDVLYDSSIRHILVRHEQGAIHMADGYARATGKVGVAMVTSGPGATNTVTGIATAYMDSIPIVVITGQVPTKLIGNDAFQEVDIVGITRPCTKHNYLVKDVNDLARIIKEAFYIAKSGRPGPVLIDLPKDVQQAKAEFEYPEKISLRGYKPTYYANVKQIKKAAQLLIKATRPVIYAGGGVIYSKGASEELRKLAENCSIPVTNTLMGLGSFPGEHPLWLGMLGMHGTYRANMAISHCDVILAVGARFDDRVTGKVDEFAPEAKIIHIDIDPSSISKNVVVDIPIVGDCYDALKKLNQALKEISEVDWKNKHRDWLEQIEEWKRSHALAYEQPEDGPIKPQFVIEKIYELTKGEAIIATEVGQNQMWTAQYFKFNRPRSFLTSGGLGTMGYGFPAAIGAQVAFPDKLVIDIAGDGSIQMNIQELATAVGNKLPIKVAILNNGYLGMVRQWQQLFYRGRYSQTSLEYSPDFVKVAEAYGAVGLRATKPQEVEEVVKKALSINNTVFMDFIIESEENVYPMVPAGAPITKMLLGGTVLL, encoded by the coding sequence ATGAAGTTAACTGGTGCTCAAATAGTTGTTGAAAGTTTAAAAAAAGAAAATGTAGAAGTGATTTTTGGATTACCTGGAGGAGCAATTATAGATGTTTATGATGTACTTTATGACTCCTCTATTCGACATATCCTTGTACGTCATGAACAAGGAGCTATTCATATGGCTGATGGATATGCGAGGGCAACAGGTAAAGTAGGAGTAGCAATGGTAACTTCTGGTCCTGGTGCTACTAATACTGTAACAGGCATTGCTACTGCTTATATGGATTCTATTCCTATTGTTGTTATTACAGGTCAAGTTCCTACTAAACTTATTGGCAATGATGCTTTTCAAGAGGTAGATATTGTCGGTATTACTCGCCCCTGTACAAAACATAATTATCTTGTTAAAGATGTAAATGATTTAGCTCGAATTATTAAAGAAGCTTTTTATATTGCTAAGTCTGGGCGTCCAGGTCCTGTTTTAATTGATTTACCAAAAGATGTACAACAAGCAAAAGCAGAATTTGAATATCCTGAAAAAATTTCTTTACGAGGTTATAAACCTACATATTATGCTAATGTAAAACAAATAAAAAAAGCAGCTCAATTATTAATTAAAGCAACAAGGCCAGTTATTTATGCAGGTGGTGGGGTAATCTATTCTAAAGGAGCATCAGAAGAATTACGAAAATTAGCTGAAAATTGCTCAATTCCAGTAACTAATACTTTAATGGGATTAGGTAGTTTTCCTGGTGAACATCCTCTTTGGTTGGGTATGTTAGGTATGCATGGGACTTATCGAGCTAATATGGCTATCTCACACTGTGACGTTATACTGGCAGTAGGAGCAAGGTTTGATGATAGAGTGACAGGAAAAGTAGATGAATTTGCTCCTGAAGCAAAAATTATTCACATAGATATTGATCCTTCTTCTATTAGTAAGAATGTAGTTGTGGATATTCCTATTGTAGGAGATTGTTATGATGCTTTAAAGAAACTTAATCAGGCATTGAAAGAAATCTCTGAAGTTGATTGGAAAAATAAACATCGTGATTGGCTTGAGCAAATAGAAGAGTGGAAACGCTCTCATGCACTTGCATATGAACAACCTGAAGATGGACCTATTAAACCACAATTTGTTATTGAAAAAATTTATGAGTTAACAAAAGGAGAGGCAATAATTGCTACAGAAGTAGGTCAAAATCAAATGTGGACAGCTCAGTATTTTAAGTTTAATCGTCCTAGAAGTTTTCTTACTTCTGGTGGTTTAGGTACTATGGGTTATGGTTTTCCAGCAGCTATTGGTGCGCAAGTGGCATTTCCTGATAAATTAGTAATAGATATCGCGGGTGATGGAAGTATTCAGATGAATATTCAAGAATTAGCAACAGCAGTGGGGAATAAATTGCCAATAAAAGTGGCAATTTTAAATAATGGATATTTAGGTATGGTGCGGCAGTGGCAGCAATTATTTTATAGAGGTCGTTATTCACAAACAAGTCTTGAATATTCACCAGATTTTGTCAAAGTGGCAGAAGCATATGGTGCGGTTGGTTTGCGAGCAACAAAACCTCAAGAAGTAGAAGAAGTTGTTAAAAAAGCATTAAGTATTAATAATACTGTTTTTATGGATTTTATTATTGAATCTGAAGAAAATGTCTATCCTATGGTACCAGCTGGGGCACCAATTACTAAAATGCTTTTAGGTGGAACAGTTTTATTATAA
- a CDS encoding YdcH family protein, producing MEPKEIELINKLIEKDEELKKLWEEHLDLEKKIEEYNKRVYLTPEEEIERNRLKKIKLAGKDRIHEILKKYMKEMGE from the coding sequence ATGGAGCCTAAGGAAATAGAGCTTATTAATAAATTGATTGAAAAAGATGAAGAGTTGAAAAAGTTATGGGAAGAACATTTAGATTTAGAAAAAAAGATTGAGGAATACAATAAACGAGTTTATCTTACTCCTGAAGAGGAGATAGAAAGGAATAGACTAAAAAAGATTAAATTGGCTGGAAAAGATAGGATACATGAAATTTTAAAAAAATATATGAAGGAAATGGGAGAATGA
- the pssA gene encoding CDP-diacylglycerol--serine O-phosphatidyltransferase: MKERKSVYILPNLLTTASLFAGFYAIIAAINGDWKRAVMAIMVAAFLDGLDGRMARITGTVTHFGVEYDSLADLISFGVAPVILCFTYALNLLGRWGWLAAFLYLACGALRLARFNAQVKSTQLRYFVGLPIPAAACILALSIMNAEEWYVSKEFMSVPLLTLTYLLSFLMVSTFHYRSFKDLEWVKLKPFRISILAVFSLVIIMSYPFFILWLLFLIYMISGPVAYTSYFIRRRALLKRESRVK, from the coding sequence ATGAAAGAAAGGAAAAGTGTTTATATTTTACCAAATCTTTTAACTACAGCTAGTTTGTTTGCTGGTTTTTATGCTATTATTGCTGCTATAAATGGTGATTGGAAAAGAGCAGTTATGGCTATTATGGTAGCAGCCTTTTTAGATGGATTAGATGGTCGAATGGCTCGTATTACAGGTACGGTTACTCATTTTGGAGTTGAATATGATTCTTTAGCTGATTTAATTTCTTTTGGTGTTGCTCCTGTTATTCTCTGTTTTACCTATGCTTTAAATCTTTTAGGAAGATGGGGTTGGTTAGCTGCCTTTCTTTATCTAGCTTGTGGTGCTTTAAGATTGGCTCGTTTTAATGCTCAAGTGAAAAGCACGCAATTACGTTATTTTGTAGGATTACCTATTCCAGCAGCTGCCTGTATCCTTGCTTTAAGCATTATGAATGCTGAAGAATGGTATGTTTCTAAAGAATTTATGTCTGTTCCCCTTCTTACACTTACATATCTTCTTTCTTTTCTTATGGTAAGTACTTTTCATTATCGTAGTTTTAAGGATTTAGAATGGGTAAAACTTAAACCTTTTCGAATTTCTATTCTTGCTGTATTTAGTTTAGTGATAATTATGAGTTATCCATTTTTTATACTCTGGTTGCTTTTTCTTATATATATGATATCTGGTCCAGTAGCTTATACAAGTTATTTTATAAGGCGAAGGGCTTTACTTAAAAGAGAAAGCAGGGTGAAATAA
- the ilvN gene encoding acetolactate synthase small subunit, whose product MEKQTRHTLSLLVENQPGVLSRVAGLFSGRGFNIESLCVAETIDPQISRITLVTIGDEQIIEQIKKQLNKLINVIKVVDLSEMDSVEREMALIKVKAEPQNRAEILRIVDIFRGKIVDVSPLYYTIEITGSADKLEAFIELLKHFQIKEIARTGTVALPRAKKDVKGKEE is encoded by the coding sequence ATGGAAAAGCAGACGAGACATACTTTATCTTTACTTGTAGAGAATCAGCCAGGGGTACTTTCCCGTGTGGCTGGTCTTTTTAGTGGACGTGGTTTTAATATAGAAAGTTTATGTGTAGCTGAAACTATAGATCCTCAAATCTCAAGGATTACTCTTGTTACTATTGGAGATGAACAAATTATAGAGCAAATTAAAAAGCAATTAAATAAACTTATTAATGTTATTAAAGTCGTTGATCTTTCTGAAATGGATTCTGTAGAAAGAGAAATGGCTTTAATAAAAGTAAAGGCAGAACCACAAAATCGAGCTGAAATTTTAAGAATAGTAGATATATTTCGAGGGAAAATTGTAGATGTGAGTCCTCTTTATTACACAATAGAAATTACAGGAAGTGCTGATAAGTTAGAAGCTTTTATTGAACTTCTAAAGCATTTTCAAATTAAAGAGATTGCTCGTACAGGTACAGTTGCTTTACCAAGAGCAAAAAAGGATGTTAAAGGAAAGGAGGAATAA
- a CDS encoding phosphatidylserine decarboxylase family protein, with amino-acid sequence MHKSGWPFVIIISIISLFFFLNRWYLIAILSAFITLFFIYFFRDPERFLPLEPNAIVSPADGQVVFLGIDRLPFSQEKAQKVSIFMSLFDVHVNRVPFDGEVKKIEYKKGRFLPAYKTKASIENEANIVFFSTEEGKFFVIVQIAGILARRIICHLKPGQKVKKGERLGIICFGSKVELYLPTSVKLKPLLGKHVKAGETILGYWS; translated from the coding sequence ATGCATAAAAGTGGATGGCCATTTGTTATAATTATAAGTATTATTTCTTTATTTTTCTTTTTAAACAGATGGTATTTAATTGCTATTTTAAGTGCTTTTATAACTTTATTTTTTATTTACTTTTTTCGAGATCCAGAAAGATTTTTACCATTAGAACCAAATGCCATTGTTTCACCAGCAGACGGGCAAGTGGTTTTTCTTGGTATAGACAGATTGCCTTTTTCTCAAGAGAAAGCGCAAAAGGTGAGTATTTTTATGTCCCTTTTTGATGTTCATGTTAATCGTGTTCCTTTTGATGGAGAAGTAAAAAAGATTGAGTATAAAAAAGGTAGATTTCTTCCTGCTTATAAAACAAAAGCTAGTATAGAAAATGAAGCTAATATAGTTTTTTTTTCTACTGAAGAAGGGAAATTTTTTGTTATTGTTCAGATTGCTGGAATTCTTGCAAGACGCATTATTTGTCATTTAAAACCAGGACAAAAGGTAAAAAAAGGGGAAAGATTAGGTATAATTTGCTTTGGATCAAAGGTTGAATTATATTTACCTACTTCAGTGAAATTGAAGCCACTTTTAGGTAAACATGTTAAAGCAGGAGAAACTATTTTAGGTTATTGGTCATGA